From a single Pseudophryne corroboree isolate aPseCor3 chromosome 6, aPseCor3.hap2, whole genome shotgun sequence genomic region:
- the LOC134934457 gene encoding histone H1B-like translates to MAETAPAVAAVPPSEGAAKKKRQPKKAAGGAKKSGKSSGPSVSELILKAVAASKERSGVSLAALKKALAAGGYDVEKNNSRIKVGVKGLVTKGTLTQVKGTGASGSFKLNKNQLESKKAALKPKKPAAKKVAKSPKKPKRAPSAAKSPKKVKKPTKAAAAKSPKKPKAAKPKKAAKKAAKPKAAKSPAKKAAKPKAAKSPAKKVAKPKKAAAKK, encoded by the coding sequence ATGGCAGAAACTGCACCAGCCGTCGCCGCTGTCCCGCCGTCAGAGGGcgcagccaaaaagaagaggcagccgaagAAAGCTGCAGGGGGAGCCAAGAAAAGCGGCAAGTCTTCCGGGCCCAGCGTTTCCGAGCTGATCTTAAAGGCCGTGGCCGCCTCCAAGGAGCGCAGTGGAGTTTCTCTTgccgccctgaagaaggctctggctGCCGGAGGCTACGATGTGGAGAAGAATAACAGTCGCATCAAAGTGGGGGTGAAAGGATTGGTGACCAAAGGAACTCTCACCCAAGTGAAAGGCACCGGAGCTTCCGGCTCCTTCAAGCTCAATAAGAATCAGCTGGAGAGCAAGAAGGCCGCCCTGAAGCCCAAGAAACCAGCGGCAAAGAAAGTGGCCAAGTCCCCGAAGAAGCCCAAGAGAGCTCCGAGTGCAGCCAAGAGCCCCAAGAAGGTGAAGAAACCCACAAAAGCGGCTGctgccaaaagcccaaagaagcctaAAGCCGCGAAGCCCAAGAAAGCGgccaagaaggcggcgaagcccaaagcagccaagagtccggccaagaaggcggcgaagcccaaagcCGCCAAAAGCCCGGCCAAGAAGGTAGCTAAGCCCAAGAAAGCTGCGGCCAAGAAGTGA
- the LOC134934458 gene encoding histone H4, which yields MSGRGKGGKGLGKGGAKRHRKVLRDNIQGITKPAIRRLARRGGVKRISGLIYEETRGVLKVFLENVIRDAVTYTEHAKRKTVTAMDVVYALKRQGRTLYGFGG from the coding sequence ATGTCAGGAAGAGGCAAAGGTGGTAAGGGACTCGGGAAAGGAGGCGCTAAGCGCCACAGGAAGGTGCTGCGGGACAACATCCAGGGCATCACGAAGCCAGCCATTCGCCGTCTCGCTCGCAGAGGTGGCGTGAAGCGCATTTCTGGCCTCATCTACGAGGAGACCCGTGGGGTGCTGAAGGTCTTTCTAGAGAATGTGATCCGGGACGCCGTCACTTACACCGAGCACGCCAAGAGGAAGACTGTGACCGCtatggatgtggtctatgctctcaagcgccagggCCGCACTCTGTATGGTTTTGGAGGTTAA
- the LOC134934979 gene encoding histone H2B 1.1: MPEPAKSAPAPKKGSKKAVTKTQKKDGKKRRKSRKESYAIYVYKVLKQVHPDTGISSKAMGIMNSFVNDIFERIAGEASRLAHYNKRSTITSREIQTAVRLLLPGELAKHAVSEGTKAVTKYTSAK, from the coding sequence ATGCCTGAACCAGCAAAGTCCGCGCCGGCGCCCAAGAAGGGCTCAAAGAAGGCCGTAaccaagacccagaagaaagatggaaagaagcgtaggaagagcaggaaggagagttacgccatctacgtgtacaaggtgctgaagcaggtgcaccctgacaccggcatctcctccaaggctatgggcatcatgaactcctttgtcaatgacatttttgagcgcattgcgggggaagcttcccgcctggctcactacaacaagcgctccaccatcacctcccgggagatccagaccgccgtacgcctgctgctgccgggagagttggccaagcacgccgtgtccgagggcaccaaggccgtcaccaagtacaccagcgccaagtaa
- the LOC134934459 gene encoding histone H2A type 1-like, producing the protein MSGRGKQGGKTRAKAKTRSSRAGLQFPVGRVHRLLRKGNYAERVGAGAPVYLAAVLEYLTAEILELAGNAARDNKKTRIIPRHLQLAVRNDEELNKLLGGVTIAQGGVLPNIQAVLLPKKTESHKPAKSK; encoded by the coding sequence ATGTCCGGCAGAGGCAAACAAGGCGGCAAGACCCGGGCTAAGGCCAAGACTCGCTCATCCCGGGCCGGTCTCCAGTTCCCAGTCGGTCGCGTTCACCGTCTGCTGAGGAAAGGAAACTATGCTGAGCGAGTGGGAGCCGGTGCCCCGGTCTATCTGGCCGCGGTGCTGGAGTATCTGACGGCTGAGATCCTGGAGCTCGCCGGAAACGCCGCCCGCGACAACAAGAAGACCCGCATCatcccccgccacctgcagctggctgtgcgcaacgacgaagagctcaacaagctgctcggtggggtgaccatcgcccagggaggcgttctgcccaacatccaggccgtgctgctgcccaagaagaccGAGAGCCACAAACCGGCCAAGAGCAAGTAA
- the LOC134934980 gene encoding histone H3, producing MARTKQTARKSTGGKAPRKQLATKAARKSAPATGGVKKPHRYRPGTVALREIRRYQKSTELLIRKLPFQRLVREIAQDFKTDLRFQSSAVMALQEASEAYLVGLFEDTNLCAIHAKRVTIMPKDIQLARRIRGERA from the coding sequence ATGGCCAGGACCAAGCAGACCGCCCGCAAATCTACAGGAGGGAAAGCTCCCCGCAAGCAGCTGGCAACGAAAGCTGCCCGGAAGAGCGCCCCAGCTACCGGCGGCGTGAAGAAACCTCACCGCTATCGTCCTGGAACTGTTGCTCTTCGCGAGATCCGCCGGTATCAGAAATCCACTGAGCTGCTGatccgcaagctgcccttccagcgtctggtgcgtgagatcgcccaggacttcaagactgacctgcgcttccagagctccgccgtcatggccctacaagaggccagcgaggcttatctggtggggctgttcgaggacaccaacctgtgcgccatccacgccaagagggtgaccatcatgcccaaagacatccagctggcccgcaggatccgaggggagagggcatag